From the Drosophila willistoni isolate 14030-0811.24 chromosome 2L unlocalized genomic scaffold, UCI_dwil_1.1 Seg168, whole genome shotgun sequence genome, the window TCTTTATGTGTGAGGTCCTCTAAATTCAACAgcaaactaattaaaaataatattttgcctTAGGTTAGATAAATTTTCCGAACTGTCagattttttataattttcatttgttttagtttaaagttttcaagaaaaaagaatgtcattttaaataatatttaggTGAGATAAATTAGTcataatgtaatttttttgttgtttattttgttttgttttggtctgAGATTTGTTGAGAAACAAATGTTTCATTTATGCTAActaaatattatattgttcCTTCATCAATTTCGATTCTTAGGCGACCAAGAATTCAATTTACTCGAAGAATACATTATTCTATATGTAGTCCTATACGTACATAAATTATTGCTAAAAGTTAAAATATTTCCAACactcttttttcaatttaaaaacttaACCAAATCGCTAAAAACCGTTTATCCatttttttgcataaaaaatgcTTAAGTATTATTTCCTTTGACAATTAGACAATGATATAGCAGTTCCGAAATCGTATTCCTAGATTAATCTTCGTAGATGTggattaaaaaatatatgtatacaaatttgttCATTGGGATTCAGGTTAATAAACAAGTTGGTAGTTATAATTTCATCTTTATGCATATCTAACCCTCTAGAATGTCTTACAATTCAGATACTTGGAATTTTTTATTGACAGACAAACAGCCCTGGATAAATTGGCTCAGATTACAATTGAAAGGTTCATTAAgcatatttaaacattttctaaTAATATTTAGACcttgttatatgtatatcccCCATGTATCAAATTGCATGTCCAACTTGTTCTCCAGGGAACTTTTGGGAATTGTTTACATTCAAATGAAACTTTTCATTTCAGTCAGTTTTGATTACTCATCCAAAATGGAACAAATATCGCTGAGCATGCGTTTCTACTCGATGTTGATGAACTTCATCGGTTTGAGTAATCTACACTACGATAAAAGGAGTCGCCAACTGGAGCTGCGACATGTTCCAACTCTGGTTTATAGTCTCATCTTGAATGTGATCTATTTCTTGCTGGCTCCTTCTGCATTTACCCTGCTGGTGCAGTCCATGTATCGCTGTGAGGTGATGGGCATGTTGCCCATGGTCTTCAATGTGGTATCCCTGGCCAAGTTGTCATCCATTTTGCTGCTCCTTCTCAGCATTTGGGTGCGGAGGCGTCGTCTTAGTCGTCTAGCCAATGGCTATATGCTACTCTTGGATAACTATCGCATGGGATTGACAAACTATTGCAAACCACGTTGTATCCTAAAACTGTTAATGACCAGTTCGCGTTTCTATCTGTTGATGGTCCAACTTGTGGGTCCTGGCTCCGCGGTGCGCTGTAATAAGACGGGAGTGACTAGTTTTTCACTCTTTTACCTAGCCGCAGTTTTATTTGGTGTGATGATGGAATTACTACTAAGCCTTACGGACTTCTCAGGCTACATTTTTGTGGTTATGGCCAATTGGGTGCTCATCTCCATGGCTGAGGAGGTGAATGGTATGACACTGGATCATCAGAAACTACCGCAGAGGAGCGGTTGCATACGGCGCATGGCCGAGAGTCAACTCCTTGTGGGTTGGCGTAAGTTCTGGCAACGTGTTCAATCTATTGACAAACTGATGGCACAACTTTTGAACATTAGCCAATGGCAAATGCTCTTTAATCTCTTTACCTCTTATCTCTCCGATATAGCCATTGTGTTTCGCATGCTTATCTATGCCGAATACGAGAGAGATTTTCATCTCTATAGACTTCTAATGTATGCTCTTGTATGTGTGGCCCATCACACGGATATCATGATGCGTTTCCATATCTATGAGAAGAATCACTTGCATTGGCAAGAGCTTCTCCAGAGTCTGGGACAGCTATTCTCTGATCTTCGACCGGAAAGGGGAGAACTTCATTTCTTCAGATATGTAAGACACTTATAAAGATTAGTTAGATTAGTTAGTTCAATTTAGtaagatttattttttaatttcaggtGGAATTCGCTGTACTTCGTCTTGGCCGTCAACTACAACCGAATTCTCAGCGCGTTCGTCCTAAACAAATTGCCGGATTGTTCGATATGAGTAATGCCAAGGCTTTCACCTTAACCAGTTCCATGGCCATAAATGTTCTGCTATTATTTCAAATTGCCTATAAAAATTATTCTTAAAAAGTTTATAAGCGAGTTTTATAGGTAAAAAGAAGCTAACTGTTAAGGATAAAACTTTACTTGGTGGAGAGTTCGAAAAATTTATCCGCCATAAAAATTGCCTATTTCGATATGAAAAgctttcatttaatttgaagCTTTATCGACTCTCCTTGAGCTTTTTTCAAAAGTTATTGGAGGTTTGAATTATCCTTGAAATCAACCACTCACACTTCATAACTTAAAACGAGATCCTAGAATATTGCATTATGACCTCGACAACTTATATTTAGGTTTATGGATTGATAcagtttattaaatttaattctttaTTTATTGTAGGAGAcctattttatatttttctttcaaaataCACATAAACTAAAACtacttttgaaatttttaaacagaaatttatattatagaaattttaaaacatttcgaACATTAATTCgcattgaaaatttatgaatataaaaagaaacttttGAAGATTATACGAAACTTCTAAAAATTATAccaattaaattacaaaaatattatacaaaTTAATGAATAATTAGACTCCATTACTGcagaaaatgtttaaaaaatctaagatttcaatttgcaaagcaaaatttcttaaattataatattaacattCAATATAGAAATTACAGAAACTTTGATTTATCTGGTCAGATCAACCTAAAATCaacattatattttaattgattaaaatgaagaaaatctAGATTAGATTATTAATTTGCCTTAAACTTCGATGGGAACCAAACAATCTAGCagttttatatccataaatttttcAGAATAGTTGAtcgatttttttcaaaattttaagaaCTTGCGAAATTTGTTTACGTTAATTGATCCTTTTATGCCTCAATAACCTTAGTGACGTCTATCTAAATGGCTTAGATAATTGTGACGTTCTATTCTTTGGGTCTTTTCCCTCAAGTCGAATTGCATCATTATAATGACATAACACAGAACAGAGCCAATATAGCTGAGACAGGCTGATTTATCCAATTTGACACAACCGCAGATTTTATAGACCAAACGTTGACATTTCAGTCTGTTGGCAAACAATTCCAGCTGGGAAATTAAACAAGTTCAATCACTAATTATAAGAATTAATAGTGGATTCAAATACTTGCCTCCATTTTGAATTCGTGGGTTAGTTTAAGTTCGGTAAATAGCCGTAACAATTGACCAATGTCATTGCAGGAGGTAATCACACGATCCAACATATTCATTAAAATGGCCGAATTCCACACATTGAAGATGATTAAAGCATTTCCAAATGCGAGACCCCAGCCAGTGGATTTGATACTCTTGTTACTAAATTGAACAGCATGATAGTAAATGTTCACACTGGCGGCAAACATATTGAGAAACACAGTGGCATTTGCTATGTCATAGATACGGAACAGTCTCTGGGCCAAATTAAAGCTATCCCTTTGCATACGCGAAATGTTGTGTAGGTCCTTAGCTTTTGGTATTGTTTGCTGTTTACTCAAAGCCTTCAAACTCAATTGAACTATGTCAAATTGATGATTGAGTAGTGAGAGGGTTAAATAGATACCTATTTTTGCcactataaacaaaataatatgaCTAAATCTGGCCAAAAGAAGTGTAAAACTTTCTTCAGTCACGTTACTGAGCAATTGATATTGCACAATGAAGGAACAGAAGCCGCCACCATAAATCACACATAAATTTCGCCATAGAAGTTTACCCAAATATAGTTGCAATCTCTTTACTGACTTCAAACCAACCAAACGTATCACCATTTCACGATGCGTACTCCAAATGCGAAAAAAATCCATATAGAAATTAATAATGTCCTTCCGATACCGCCAAACAGTAAAGTAGTTACCCAAAATGGTCAAAACTCTTAGTCCCAGGGTAACAATGAAActtttttgtaataaaaaacTTGACTTCATGTAGCCATCGAATATATTACTGGGAATCATTAAAGGAATCTCGATCAAAAGGATGCCAATTATCACAACACTATATAGCAAATAACCATGGGAAACttgtcttttaatttttattgtgtttgGCCTAGGAAATCGTAGAGTTGTAGCCATTAGACCATAGGATAGCAGATGATAATAATTAAGCCTTATGACTCGTTGTAACTTCGGATGCAACATTCTGACAACTGACTtggcccaaaaaaaattatggcCTATATTTAATGAAACTGTTTACATTTGAAGAAACCATTTTAATTACCTAATTGCTTTTCGATTTCGATCTTATTGAGTCGAGGCACAGTGGttcaattcaaatatttactTCATACAGTCTGAAGTTTGGTTTTTTACCCCTATCCACTTTTATGGATTTACAGAATATTCAGACTTAACTCTAATGCAAAAGTAAAAAGTTTACGAAAAGATTTAAGACGATTAGAGAAAAGtcgaaaaataataaaaatttcaaacgaaaataagaaataatgACAAAAAATAGATCAATATATCAATATAtgatcaaaaataaaaaacaattaatgATCAGATCAattgttaaaataaaatacattaCTTAATGTATAACAAAATAATGAACCCAATATAAAATCCTTTAATAACAAAATGTACCACTGTGCGATGATTCGATAAAGCCCTTAGCCCTAGTATAAACATCCTTTCAGCTCATTCAGTCTGAATTTGTCGTGTCAAATgtcggttggttggtttttgaaagttttctaTAATTATGGATTGGTCAGCGGATTGTTGCCGGCTCGTTTGGCTAAACAGGGCCAAGTTTGGCATTTTTGCAATGGAATTGGTTATATCATCTATACCATATTAGTAAATTGTTCACTCCTCCTGCTATTGCCTTTAACTTTACCTCGCTTCATGTACACTAATAGTTATATGAGTGAATCTTCATCACTTCAATGGAACTTTACTTTAACCGGTGTCACCCGCGTTTTGGCCATGTTTGTCTGTGgtggtttggtttggattaaaagaaacaaacttCGACAACTGGGTGAGGATCTGCTGAGGCAATGTCAGCTCTGTCAGCAATTGCAAGAGAAGAGCAATCACTtggtgaaatataaacaacttCAGGACAAGATTCGAGGTCTtttatttcaacaattttgcGTGATGATGTTGAATATCTTTGCTCCAGCTTTCTTACTTCTACGCATTGAATCGGATCAAGTATTAGACTATCTTCTCATGGTGTTTGTTCATATGGTGCAGTTTATCTATATAATGATAGCCATGCTAGGTTTTTATATAGTCCTCCTACTTATCTACTGGCAAATGCAGCGTGTGAATCTGGGACTTAAGGATCTGCTGGATGCCCTTCATTGCGACAGGTATATTCAAACATCTCTTGAGACACTGCGTCATCTCTATCATTTGCATGgtcaaaatgtaaatttacTTCATCGAGTACTACAAATTACGGATGTCTCTATGGCCTGCCTTCTGCTCAAAATGTTTGTGACAAATGTGAATTTAGTCTATCATGGAGTTCAATTTGGAAATTCCAGCATTGATACCAATTGGCTGACCAAAATGCTTGGTGAATCTGTGATCCTGACGCACTATTGGAATGCCATCCTGCTCATGAATCTAGTCGATAGTCTCACACGACAAACTGGCATTGAAACGGCTCACATAATGCGCCAATTTTCGGCTTATGAGTCAAACAATCGAGATTTTGAAGTGCaattggaaatattttcagATCATGTTCGTTGTCATCCCACTGCTTACAAAGTTTGTGGACTTTTTGTCTTTAATAAGAGCACGAGTTTAGCTTATTTTTTTACTGTTTTGATTGAGGTTCTGGTTCTTGtgcaatttgatttaaaaaataaagttgatGAACATCAGAAATGATATGaaatacttttatatttttatactttcTAAATATGGACAATTGTCGGGTGGATTTATAAGTTGGAGTGGTTAAAGTCTCAATTGAAatctaataaataataataaataataaatctaATAAATACGTAAACTATAAACTATTCCTCTTAATTTTAAATGGTTATCTCTCGAATTCAATGAATAAGAAATATAGTTGATTTAACaatttttcctttcctttcttttGATTTAGAATCTTGAGTGAGAAGTGACCTAACAAGTTGTTATTAACTAATATTAGGTCAAAAGACTGTAAGATAGTGAATTCTTTAGCGactttgaaaaacaaaacattgtTTTACGGGAAATCAAAATATTCATTACCtttaaaaaattagaaaaatatgATGAGCTAAAATCTAGACTTTTGGCTTTGTCAAATGGGAAACAGTGTGTGATCAATTTGATCTTTGAGTTTTGATAACCAATTAAAAGGTCGAAAAATGAGAGTCCTAACTTTCAAAATTAGATAAGAtgcaaatttctttaaatttttggttctaataattcattttcataAACCTTTAAATCGACCTTGAATCTTACAGGAATACCAGTCCATGCGCTCAGTTTTCTGAATTCGTCCCTGACATAGAAGCTAACTTTAAAGcaggggtaggcacaaagagagccagatcaaactgtcaatgtatgcgtgcgcttgcttgtgtacgtaagctgctttacactgcgcgaatcgtatgtgaagaaacgaataaaaaaattaaactgcaaaTGAAACTGCGGAATTTTCCCACAACCCTTTTTTACCGAATCGccttaaaaaacaaagtacAGTCATGAGTCTTGGATTCCTTTTACCttaatgtcataaaaatgaatgcatattttgtatcggctattatatgtatatatttttcatactatacatatatgtgcatacatgtatatcttacatttatattacattatgcatgttcgcttatattataatatactttttaccctatagggacaaaatataaataatggcaaaatatttttaaagttgccatgtacgaaagtgaagcattaatttttctgcgtgtagctgcgtaacaaagcgacatagtactgctttcgtcaaaagtctgtgcgacactagctgtttttttacgctctcaacttgtacttcgtgctcacatcggcatgcacacagacgGCCACACGAGCAATTGCCGAGCAAAAGTGCCCGCACGGGCTATGGGCGCCTACCTCTGCTTTAAAGCGCGAAATTGAAGATTATTGGTAATATTTTGACCACGTTTTGTATATTCTGTTAAACAAATAACCAAGATCCaagcaatttcttttttttcactcaATCAATGAATTTTAGCTTTAGTTgataaaacatttcaaataaattcaGAATAAGGTAAATATTTGTTAGAAGTTTAAAATTAGATTGAAATGattgttatttaaatttaaagtagATTTTATCTATGGCAATAATTTCAATTATGTGGTTAATTGTCATTTTGGATAATTTTAAAGTCACTTTAAAGTCATGGGATAATTTATTGTGATGCttttaaattctaatttaATTTGAAGAGAGCACTCGAAATGGCTTCGGGCAGGCAAAAATagttttggtttggtttaaTAAAAGCCCACAAAACAAATCATACTCTTATTTCGTTAGCCCTTTTCTAAGCTCATCAATTTTggccccacacacacacacacatccagagagtgagagagtaAAAGAGATGGTGTGAGGGTAGGGTAGAGGTAGATAGATTATCCAAGTTGTCGTCTACTATTTTGTTTCCTGGATAAATTgaatcaaatttaataaacacCCTGCCCAAAGGCGCAAATCCACTCCCATATCCCCCTTACACATAACCCATTCCCATTTAACATTTCCATTCAATCTCTCTCCGCTAACGGAAGGCCATTAAATATGCCTCTTCAGGCCTCATCAAATGGACAAAACTATTCTATGGCTCCTGTTCTAGTTCAGGCTTTGACTCTACTACTTACTACTATATATACATCGATATTTCTCAGCTGCCTTGTGTATTAATTCCAATTATACGCACGACTGGGGAATTTTCATTTGGACTGAAAGGATTTTGGGTCATTATGacgagtgagagagagagaaaaagagagagaacgGGAGAGCGAGCGAGAGACGACTATCAGCCAACCATTCAACCATTCGTGTGCCATTGTATTGTTTTTCCTTTAGCTATTTTCCCTTCCTCAGCGGCCTCAGGGACTAGTCCTAATTGGCAAAGCTTTCTATTCCGTGTATCGATTGCCAAAGTTGAAGTTGTTTAGTTTCCTTTTTGCTTCtcacatatataattttttgcttttgtttttctctcagTTATGACATGGCCGAAATACTCAACAAATAAGATTTCCTGTGAAACTAATTAGCCAAAGGGTCGTCGGCCGGTTAGTTTATTGCCCTGCAACCACAAATGTGATTTGTGTGTGGTCTAATTAACCCTTTTTTCCCATGGCcataaactaaattaaaattatgttatttATTGCCGAAAAATTTCACTAATAGCTGCAATTTTTTGCCGAGTCAGTGCCTAATGATGGAAAATGCATTTAGACTtgttgacacacacacacattagcAAAGTAGGCGGTTTTTTGTATGGAGTATCAATAAACCGGAACCGAAATTTTCGTTGGTTCGCAAAATTTAGATTAAATTCATAAAACAGGATCGTTACTTAAAATGTAGAATTTCGGCCCAAGAAATAcggaaaaatttaaatgcgaAATCAGATTTAATTGGattacacaaaaataaaaaacataacaaaattagcattaaataatattttaaacacAATATGCAAAGATCTGGAAATTACTTTTTTTCGATTCAATAGTTCAATAATTTTCATTGTTTCACATTTTTTCAGTATAAGGTTCCATTGAAGACTTCGAGAACATACTGGTTGAGCGATTTAAGTCTTCGAAGCGGTCgcataattttgaaaatcaCAGAAACACTTTGTTTTTGAGCCGATTCATTCTAGCAAAATTTTCTTTACGGACTTAAGTATTTTTCGAAAGCTCACTAATTTAACACAACAATTAACGATTTTAAAGTGTATGAAAAACTCGctataaattgaaattcattAATGTAAATAGTTTCTGTTTCCGGTTCCATTAAAGGCCATGTCCGGACTTAACTAAAACAGTTCTTTAAAGTAAAAAACTCTgtggaaaaaaagaacaattaGTAGGGATTAACAGATTTTAGGGAAATTATCCATGCACACATTtgtacaacaaaataaaagtggTGTAAAAATTTACAGAAAGATTGACATCCCTCTAAAGTTTGAAACCATGGAGAATAACCCCAACTAAATTCAAGCCCTTTAGCCCTTTACTTGGGCATGATGTAAAACACTAAAGTGATTATCGAATTGGATCGATATTTTTAAGCTAGATTACTTCCAGGCATATTATTCCTGTTCAATATTGCAATACTAGTTGTTCAACAATCAATGAGAAAACCCCAACAGCAATTCCAAGGctcattgaaaatttttgtgtaagcttaaatgaaatgaaattgttatgaacttttaacaatagttttagCCCAAAAGGGTGAGAGGGAAATCCCCTTCAATCCAAACCCACCCGCAGCTCTCTACAAGGCTCCCCGCTTGCATATTGAAATAGACAGAACTTGATGGTTGGCAAACCACATGAAAGTGGGTCAAGTAATTTTCAACACTTAAATATAAACCCTTCTGCATGCCAGGACACTTGGcatttttccccctcccctcAATCCTTGCCTACTTTCTGGGTCATCTTCCGGCAACGTTCTCATCTTTGCTATATAGTTGTGGTCCCCATCCttttcgtcgtcgtcgttgtagttgtcgttgtcgccgcataaatataaattgtattgtttcaaaaaccagaagaaaaaaaaaaatgaaaaacttttctGTTTTGTGCCGAGTTTTTGCGGCCAAACGGAAAAAGTAgttaaagttttgttttcgCCGCTAGTTTATTGCGTGATTTCCTTTCGGCCATGACAGCTAGCTAGTGAGGGGATGAATGGTGGGCGTGGCTGCGTGGCGAATGATAACTAAAGGTGGAGGAgagtgtacatacatacatatatatatgtttggtGGCAAGGtgctaaaaacattttgcCACATAATTCACACAGTGCCACACAGCCAAGGGTTCTTTCGAGAAAGGAagtttcctcttttttttttgcacccCAGACTTGGTGTTGAGTTTAGAAATAGTGTTATGGCATATTTTAACGTTCCAAATAGATTGCCATAAAACGCATTTACTGTAAGGTGAATATCATGTGCCTCCAGTGAGAGGGCACTTGAGTACATTACAGAAAACCAAAACTAAACTTTCAACTGCATGCAACAAACATTATGCACGTAGTGACTCTTCATTCCTCCTCCTCACTGTCTCT encodes:
- the LOC6640983 gene encoding putative gustatory receptor 58c, which translates into the protein MEQISLSMRFYSMLMNFIGLSNLHYDKRSRQLELRHVPTLVYSLILNVIYFLLAPSAFTLLVQSMYRCEVMGMLPMVFNVVSLAKLSSILLLLLSIWVRRRRLSRLANGYMLLLDNYRMGLTNYCKPRCILKLLMTSSRFYLLMVQLVGPGSAVRCNKTGVTSFSLFYLAAVLFGVMMELLLSLTDFSGYIFVVMANWVLISMAEEVNGMTLDHQKLPQRSGCIRRMAESQLLVGWRKFWQRVQSIDKLMAQLLNISQWQMLFNLFTSYLSDIAIVFRMLIYAEYERDFHLYRLLMYALVCVAHHTDIMMRFHIYEKNHLHWQELLQSLGQLFSDLRPERGELHFFRYVEFAVLRLGRQLQPNSQRVRPKQIAGLFDMSNAKAFTLTSSMAINVLLLFQIAYKNYS
- the LOC111518439 gene encoding putative gustatory receptor 58b, with translation MLHPKLQRVIRLNYYHLLSYGLMATTLRFPRPNTIKIKRQVSHGYLLYSVVIIGILLIEIPLMIPSNIFDGYMKSSFLLQKSFIVTLGLRVLTILGNYFTVWRYRKDIINFYMDFFRIWSTHREMVIRLVGLKSVKRLQLYLGKLLWRNLCVIYGGGFCSFIVQYQLLSNVTEESFTLLLARFSHIILFIVAKIGIYLTLSLLNHQFDIVQLSLKALSKQQTIPKAKDLHNISRMQRDSFNLAQRLFRIYDIANATVFLNMFAASVNIYYHAVQFSNKSIKSTGWGLAFGNALIIFNVWNSAILMNMLDRVITSCNDIGQLLRLFTELKLTHEFKMELELFANRLKCQRLVYKICGCVKLDKSACLSYIGSVLCYVIIMMQFDLREKTQRIERHNYLSHLDRRH
- the LOC6641031 gene encoding putative gustatory receptor 58a, which gives rise to MSVGWFLKVFYNYGLVSGLLPARLAKQGQVWHFCNGIGYIIYTILVNCSLLLLLPLTLPRFMYTNSYMSESSSLQWNFTLTGVTRVLAMFVCGGLVWIKRNKLRQLGEDLLRQCQLCQQLQEKSNHLVKYKQLQDKIRGLLFQQFCVMMLNIFAPAFLLLRIESDQVLDYLLMVFVHMVQFIYIMIAMLGFYIVLLLIYWQMQRVNLGLKDLLDALHCDRYIQTSLETLRHLYHLHGQNVNLLHRVLQITDVSMACLLLKMFVTNVNLVYHGVQFGNSSIDTNWLTKMLGESVILTHYWNAILLMNLVDSLTRQTGIETAHIMRQFSAYESNNRDFEVQLEIFSDHVRCHPTAYKVCGLFVFNKSTSLAYFFTVLIEVLVLVQFDLKNKVDEHQK